Part of the Halobaculum halobium genome, GCTCGGACTGGCCTGCGGCGACGCGCTCGGCCGACCCGTCGACGGCGACGCCGGCGCCGCCGTCCGCGACCGATACGGCCGCGTGACCGAACAGCTCGGCGCCGACGGTCGACCGGCCGGCACGACCACCGAACCCACAGCGGCGGCTGTCGCCGTCGCCGACCGGCTCCTCCGTCGCGACGACCAGCAGGCGATCAGTACCGGTGCCGCCTCGGGCGGGGCAATTCCGCCAGAGCCGGCCGCTCATCCCGGTACGCTGCTGGCCGCTGCGGTTCCGTACGGACTCGTCGACGCGACCGCCGCCGACCGAGCCGCGCTGGCGGCGGCCGCGACGACCCGTGTCGAGCGTGCGACCGCCGACGACCCGGCGGCGGAGACGTGCGCCGCGCTCGCGACGATTATCGGCGAGCTCATCGGCGGTGCGTCCGTCGAGAACGCGGTATCGACGGCGATGGGCGTCGCGGTGGATCGGGGCTCGCCGGTGGCACTTCGCGAGACGTTGGCCGTCGTGGGCGACCGTGGTGCCGTCACCATCGACGCGCGCGGTGACCAGTCGGCGCTGTTCGAGACGGCCCTACACGAGGCCGTCGCCGCCGCCGACGCGGAGGAAGCCATCGTCTCGGCGGTTAGTCGCGGCGGGCACGCGAGCACGCTCGGCGCGGTCGCGGGTGCGGTCTCGGGAGCTCGCTTCGGTGAGGACGCGATCCCGGCGCGGTGGGTGAACGAACTCGATGAGTCGCCGGATGTCCGTTCGCTCGGGGCTTCGCTCACCGAGATCGCGCGAACCCGCTGACTCGCGAGGTGTCGGAGGTGATCTCCGACGGCACCGCCGACGGTGCTGTCGCTGCCGCCTGCATTGTCGCCGCCGCCTACACCGTCGATTCAGCCGCACGCGACTCCCACACGCCGGTGGCGACACGGGGAACCCTGGCAGGACGCCCGCTCTCCGCCAGCGACGGCTCGGTGGTTCCACCTCGAACTGCCGGCCTCCCCGGCTGAGCGTCCTCGGTGGGGAGCCGTAGCACGGACACAAAACATTCGTGAGGGGACCTGTCGTCTGGGTTGTCGTGAAACACGATTACCACGTCCACTCGACGTACTCCGACGGGATGTTCATCGAGTTCATGGCGCGGGCCGCGGCGGAGGCCGGGCTGTCGGGGCTCGGTATCGCCGACCACTGTATCGTCTCTGCGGAGGACGCGGAGGACCGCTACCGCCGGGAGATGGGATTCAACCTCGATCTCACGTACGAGCGTCGCCGTGACGCGATCGAGCGACTCCGCGACCGCGTCGACGTGCGGCTGTTCGACGCCGTGGAGATGGACTACGAGCCCCGCGACGAGGCCGCGATCGAGGCGTTCCTCGACGAGGCGGCGTTCGACTATGCGATCGGGAGCGTTCACGACCTGGAGGACGTGAACGTGCACACCCGGGAGTACTTCGCGGAGAAGTCCGAATCGAAGCGGCGCGCGCTCGTCGACGAGTACTTCGAGAAGCTCGTCGCGCTCGCCGACTCCGAACTGTTCGAGATCGCGGCCCACCCGGACCTCGTGGAGCGGAACCCCGCCCTGCGCGGGCTGGCGACCGAAGACCACTACGAGCGCGCCGCCGCGGCGTTCGCCGAGTCGCGAACGGTCCCCGAACTCAACGCCGGTCGCGCGCTCGAGGACGGCGGCAGTCTCCACCCGGCGCCCGGGTTCCTCGACGCGCTGGCAGACCACGGCGTCGGCGTCACGGTGGGGACGGACAGCCACCAGCCAGACACCATCGCGCCCTGCGTCGAGCAGATCGAGGCGACGCTGGCAGAGCGAGGGCTGGAGCCGGTGCGAGTGATGGACGAGTAGCTCGAAGAGAGCGGAGAATCCGAGGAGAAGCCGTCGCGGTACCGGTATTAGATGTGGCCTTCTTCGCGGAGCTGCTGGGCGTCGTCGGACTCGTAGCGCCAGACGACCTCGGCCTTCTCGTCTTGCCAGTCCCACGGCTCGGCGATGATGATGTCGCCCTCTTTCACCCACGTTCGGAAGCGCATCCGGCCGGGAATGCGGCCCATGCGCTCCTTGCCGTCTGCACAGCGGAGGGTGACTCGCCGGCCGCCGAGCATGTCGGTGACGGTGGCGAACACCTGGTCGTCGTCGGGCATCCTGAGTGGCTTCCGATTTCCTGTGTCGTCGCTCATGGCCGCCGATTGGTGACCGAGTGGGATAAGTACGTGTATTTGCTCAGCGCCGCGACCGACCGCCGGACGCCGCTGTCGCCCGACCGCCGCGGCCGATCCGTCGATCGCCGTCGCCGATCTGTGAACTGTCGCCGACTCGATCGCGCCGGCGAACGGGACGGTCCGCCACCAAGGCGGGCGGCGGTCAGCGGGTCGGCCGTCGCGTCGCTCGGTTTCTCCGCAGAGACGGACGCTCCGCTTAGGGAGGCTTTTTCCGGCGTGGACCCATACCGTGCAGCGATGACCGCACTCGCGACGACGATTCACGTCGGTGGTGGCCGATGAGGGGTAACGACCAGCAGGCGTACGACCGCGGCACGTCGCTGTTCTCGCCCGACGGTCGGATCTACCAGGTCGAGTACGCCCGGGAGGCCGTCTCTCGGGGCGCTCCCTCCGTCGGCGTCCGCACGAGCGAGGGCGTCGTCCTCGCCGCGCAGGCGCAGGCGTCCTCCAGCCTGATGGAGTCGGAGTCAATCGAGAAGCTCCACAAGCTCGACGACCACGTCGGCACCGCCAGCGCCGGCCACGTCGCCGACGCCCGCCAGCTCATCGACTACGCCCGCCGGATGGCCCAGGGCAACCGCCTGCGGTTCAAGGAGCCTGTCGGGGTCGAGACGCTGACGAAGTACATCACCGACCACATCCAGGAGAACACGCAGCGCGGCGGCACCCGGCCGTACGGCGCTGCCCTCCTCATCGGCGGCTTCGAGAACGGCGAGCCGCGCCTGTTCGGCGCCGACCCCTCGGGGACGCCCCACGAGTGGAAGGCGACCGCCATCGGCGGTTCCCGCCAGGAGATCCAAGAGCTGCTGGAAGACGAGTGGAACGAAGATCTCACGCTCGACGACGGGATCGAGCTCGCGCTGCGCGCGCTGTTCGGGATCAACGACGAGCTCACCGCGAACGACGTCTCGCTCGCGACGGTCTCCGAGGACGGGTACGCGGCGTTCACGGCCGACGAGATCGACGACCTCGTCGAGGGCCTCGATCTGGACGTCGAGGATGCGGCAGACGGGGACGGCGACGACGACGACGCGGAAACCGAAGAGTAACGCGCCCTCGGCGGGCCGACGGCGACGCAGTCCGGCTCGGATTCTCCCGTTTCGATCCGCGCGACGACAGCGACGGCGCCGTTGAATCGCCCTGTCGAGCGCGGCGGCGCGGCCGTCGCCGACCGGTCGATTCAACGGCGCCGCCGTCGTACCCCGGGCCATGACCGACGACGCGGCCGCGACGACGCTCGATCGGATCCGCGTGTTCCCGATCAAGTCGCTCGACGGAGTCGACGTTGAGGCCGCCGCGCTGGCCCCGGACGGCGGGCTCGCCCCGGACCGCGAGTTCGCGCTGCTCGACGCCGACGGCGACTACGTGAACGGAAAGAACGAGCGGCGGATCCACCGCGTGTCCGCGGACGTCGACCTCGGGGCCCGGACCGTCCGGCTCGCGGCCCCGCACGACGTCGACGCGCCCGACGCCGCCCGCTACCATCTCGACGACGACCGGGACGGGATCGAGACGTGGCTGGGGTCGTTTCTCGGGTACGGCGTGTCGCTGGTGAGCGATCGAGACGGCGGCTACCCGGACGACACGGAGCTCCCCGGGCCGACGGTGATTTCGACGGGAACGCTCCGCGAGGTCGCCTCGTGGTTCGACGGCGTGACGGTCGACTCGATGCGCCGGCGCCTCCGCGCGAACGTCGAGCTCGCGAGCGACGAGGCGTTCTTCGAGGACCGCCTCGTCGCCGAACTGGGGGAGCGCGTCCGGTTCCGCGCCGGCGACGCAGAGCTGCTCGGCGTGAACCCCTGTCAGCGCTGCGTGGTCCCCTCGCGCGACCCCGACACCGGGGAGGAGTTCGACGACTTCCGCGCGCGCTTCATCCGGAAGCGCGAGGCGACGATGCCCGACTGGAGCGGCGGGGGGCGCTTCGATCACGGCTTCCGGCTGATGGTGAACACCGTCGTTCCCTCGGACAGCGCGGGCGAGCGCCTTCACGTCGGCGACGGCGTGCGACTCCTCGGCGTCGAACACGAGTAGCCGATCGCCGTCGCGCCGCTGGGACTGTCCCGGCCCTACTCGCGGTGCTCCTCGTACTCCTCGGGCGTGTAGGTCTTGATCTCCAGCGCGTGGACCTCCCGCGTCATCGCGTCGCCGACGGCGTCGTACACCAATTCGTGCTGCTGGACCAGCGACTTCCCCTCGAAGGCGGGGGAGACGACGACGGCCGCGAAGTGGGCGTCCTCGTGGTCGGGATCGGGGGCGCGGGGCGTCGTGACAGTGGCCTCGCAGTCCTCGATGCCGGCCTCGATGGCTGCCTCCACGTCGCCTGGATTCATGCTCATACCCCGGAGTCGGCGTCGCCGCGGCAAAAAGCGGTCGGTGGCGGCCGACACCGCGGCGCCCCGGTGGGCTTACGGCGCGCGGCGCCGACCGGGCGGCCGTGACCGAACCCGGGGGACCTACCGACCCCGAAGCCGTCGTCCGCGAGCGACTGCTGGCCGAACACGGGCCGCTGCTGGACGGCGTCGACGCCGTCGCCGACGCGGTCGCCGACCGGTGGACCGACCGCGAGTCACCGGTCGCCCAGCCGGCGACGGCCGACCGCGACGCCGTCGTTCCCGCGATGCGCGAGGCGCTGGCGGCCGCCGGCGCGCTCGACCATCTGCCCGGACTGCTCGCGACTGCCGCCGACGCGCTGGGTGTCACTCTCCCGGCGTCGCCCGTGGCCGCGCCGCCGTATCTCGTCGTGACCGCGACCGGGCCGGTCGTGCGGGCGACCCTGCCCGACGCGGGGCGACTGGTCGTTTCCCTGCGCGTGTTCGGGGTGGACCGCGCCGGCGAGGCGCCTCGCTATCGTCGGCTTGAGGGCGGCGTTCGCGACGAACTGACCGTCGAGTTCAGATAGCGGACCCGTCGGCGTCATCCACCAGTCGCCCGAACCTCGGCGGACTTTTGCGGGGGGCCACGGAACTACGCGCCATGACCGAGATCGTCGACTTCGAACTGTACGCGGTGCCGCCGCGGTGGCTGTTCCTGAAGCTGGAGTGCGCCGACGGCTCCGTCGGGTGGGGCGAACCGGTCGTCGAGGGGCGCGCGCGCACCGTTCGCGGCGCCGTCGAGGAACTCGTCGAGGAGTACCTGATCGGAGAGGACCCCG contains:
- a CDS encoding BolA family protein, with protein sequence MNPGDVEAAIEAGIEDCEATVTTPRAPDPDHEDAHFAAVVVSPAFEGKSLVQQHELVYDAVGDAMTREVHALEIKTYTPEEYEEHRE
- a CDS encoding ADP-ribosylglycohydrolase family protein, which codes for MTNTGSDRPGDRAVDSRARARGCLLGLACGDALGRPVDGDAGAAVRDRYGRVTEQLGADGRPAGTTTEPTAAAVAVADRLLRRDDQQAISTGAASGGAIPPEPAAHPGTLLAAAVPYGLVDATAADRAALAAAATTRVERATADDPAAETCAALATIIGELIGGASVENAVSTAMGVAVDRGSPVALRETLAVVGDRGAVTIDARGDQSALFETALHEAVAAADAEEAIVSAVSRGGHASTLGAVAGAVSGARFGEDAIPARWVNELDESPDVRSLGASLTEIARTR
- a CDS encoding MOSC domain-containing protein is translated as MTDDAAATTLDRIRVFPIKSLDGVDVEAAALAPDGGLAPDREFALLDADGDYVNGKNERRIHRVSADVDLGARTVRLAAPHDVDAPDAARYHLDDDRDGIETWLGSFLGYGVSLVSDRDGGYPDDTELPGPTVISTGTLREVASWFDGVTVDSMRRRLRANVELASDEAFFEDRLVAELGERVRFRAGDAELLGVNPCQRCVVPSRDPDTGEEFDDFRARFIRKREATMPDWSGGGRFDHGFRLMVNTVVPSDSAGERLHVGDGVRLLGVEHE
- the eif1A gene encoding translation initiation factor eIF-1A, yielding MSDDTGNRKPLRMPDDDQVFATVTDMLGGRRVTLRCADGKERMGRIPGRMRFRTWVKEGDIIIAEPWDWQDEKAEVVWRYESDDAQQLREEGHI
- a CDS encoding PHP domain-containing protein — translated: MFIEFMARAAAEAGLSGLGIADHCIVSAEDAEDRYRREMGFNLDLTYERRRDAIERLRDRVDVRLFDAVEMDYEPRDEAAIEAFLDEAAFDYAIGSVHDLEDVNVHTREYFAEKSESKRRALVDEYFEKLVALADSELFEIAAHPDLVERNPALRGLATEDHYERAAAAFAESRTVPELNAGRALEDGGSLHPAPGFLDALADHGVGVTVGTDSHQPDTIAPCVEQIEATLAERGLEPVRVMDE
- the psmA gene encoding archaeal proteasome endopeptidase complex subunit alpha — its product is MRGNDQQAYDRGTSLFSPDGRIYQVEYAREAVSRGAPSVGVRTSEGVVLAAQAQASSSLMESESIEKLHKLDDHVGTASAGHVADARQLIDYARRMAQGNRLRFKEPVGVETLTKYITDHIQENTQRGGTRPYGAALLIGGFENGEPRLFGADPSGTPHEWKATAIGGSRQEIQELLEDEWNEDLTLDDGIELALRALFGINDELTANDVSLATVSEDGYAAFTADEIDDLVEGLDLDVEDAADGDGDDDDAETEE